One part of the Mariniflexile litorale genome encodes these proteins:
- a CDS encoding WG repeat-containing protein yields MKKNITPIIFLTISLLCNSLFSQKNKFKYYISGSDEKLQILNQAGKPITNETFNYIGNFSEGLFPVKKHGKFGFINNKGKVIIPYKFDYADKMFNGVAIIEIDGKYGLIDKKGNYKITPQLEYIYSDNLKINIITFKKDGLVGLMDKNGKVLIPNKFERIEKIENGYAVAISDGKHGLIDTEGNTIIPFRYEYLGNFKNGISLSFTENKNSKMGLMDIRCKILLNPEYDYIYTSEDNLVYLTKDDKKGLTDKYGNILLPTEYRRDYQNFHEGLMIIQKDKKFGFVNDKGKIVIPLIYDEADEFSEGLAPVLKNGKWGFINTKGETVIDFNFVGVMMPFHKGYAPYGKRNFSSGGHYTSDLWGLIDKKGNVVIQNKYYSASPGYNRNFIVEIGEKKLLINEKEEVIALLKYEERPVEMQIEN; encoded by the coding sequence ATGAAAAAAAATATTACCCCAATTATATTTCTTACAATATCTTTATTATGCAATTCATTATTTTCTCAAAAAAATAAATTTAAATATTATATCTCTGGCAGTGACGAAAAACTTCAAATTTTAAATCAAGCAGGAAAACCAATTACGAATGAGACTTTTAATTATATTGGCAATTTTTCTGAAGGATTATTTCCTGTAAAAAAACATGGAAAATTTGGATTTATAAATAACAAAGGCAAAGTAATCATTCCTTACAAATTTGATTATGCAGATAAAATGTTTAACGGAGTAGCTATAATTGAAATAGATGGGAAATATGGACTTATAGATAAAAAGGGTAATTATAAAATTACTCCACAGTTAGAATATATTTATTCTGATAATTTAAAAATTAATATAATAACATTTAAAAAAGACGGATTAGTAGGATTAATGGATAAAAATGGTAAAGTATTAATTCCCAATAAATTTGAAAGAATTGAAAAGATTGAAAATGGTTATGCTGTAGCAATAAGCGATGGTAAACATGGCCTTATAGATACTGAAGGTAATACAATAATTCCGTTCCGTTATGAGTATCTTGGCAATTTTAAAAATGGCATTTCATTATCTTTTACAGAAAATAAAAATTCTAAGATGGGACTTATGGATATAAGATGTAAGATCCTTTTGAATCCAGAATATGACTATATTTATACATCAGAAGACAATTTGGTTTATCTAACAAAAGACGATAAAAAAGGACTTACTGACAAATACGGAAACATCTTATTGCCTACGGAATACAGAAGAGATTACCAAAATTTTCATGAAGGTTTAATGATTATACAAAAAGATAAAAAATTTGGTTTTGTTAATGATAAAGGGAAAATCGTAATACCTCTTATTTATGATGAAGCTGATGAATTTAGTGAAGGATTAGCTCCTGTTTTAAAAAATGGAAAATGGGGATTCATTAACACAAAAGGCGAAACAGTTATTGATTTTAATTTTGTAGGTGTGATGATGCCTTTTCATAAAGGATATGCGCCCTATGGGAAAAGAAACTTCTCATCAGGGGGCCATTATACATCTGATTTATGGGGATTAATTGATAAAAAAGGAAATGTAGTTATACAAAACAAATACTATAGTGCTTCACCAGGTTACAATAGAAATTTTATTGTTGAAATAGGTGAAAAAAAATTACTAATCAACGAAAAAGAAGAAGTTATAGCATTATTAAAATACGAAGAACGACCTGTAGAAATGCAGATTGAAAATTAG
- a CDS encoding SusC/RagA family TonB-linked outer membrane protein encodes MIQNVLKLLFVFCLFSFQTAKAQTTVTGIITDASTGIALPGASVVVKGTTNGVSSDFDGHYSINVSREAATLIVSYVGYSTKEVGIIGSSNMDISLSEDAEQLNEVIVTALGIKREKKALTYSAQTVSGKGLSEARSLNVANSLSGKVAGLNFSTTGSGVGSSSRITLRGNRSLTGNNQPLYVIDGVPMDNTVSSPLTDIGGTTSFDGISNINPEDIESISVLKGPSAAALYGSRSSNGVIIITTKTGSTGEKANISVSSNLTFSNAYDLLNQQNIYGQGSDGIYDPLSVTSWGPQMNGQSVSAWQLEHNPDYDGPATYAFSPQPNNGMDFFKSGYNWSKSITASMGSDKVQGYFSYTNTEAEGIVIGNELERHNVNLRLTSNLTDKLKLDVKTNLISQKIDNAVGAGEGGIGEAVYTMPRNMPYSQYKDSEYIDDAGQLRYNYMNPNTLGTLGANPFWLAKRNLREDERNRIITFASLTYDFTNELSLMVRTGLDQATNKAKVSRYAATAILNQDFGSYSESIGEITELNSDFLLSYNKGIGEDVKVNVNLGGNALVQKSNSLSSGGTLSRRNYFALTNLQSTTVTPDYRHKKVNSLYGSAQVSFKDYLFLDITGRNDWSSTLPKENGSYFYPSVGLSAIVSDMFDIRSNVLSFLKLRGSYAQVGNDTDPYLLESQLTYYGFNGGVVQSSTLLNNPNLKPEISSSTEFGLDTRLFKNKIGVDFTWFKTNTSDQIFTINVPESSGYSKQVVNGGEIENTGVELVLNANVFKTDVFSWDVTANFATYKTKILSILDDRDELNLATGYERLAQTIVKEGGDYGDLYIRGFKRNDDGQIIVNETSGLPEFTPGFDVLAGNFNPDWTAGLQNEFSYKNFTLSFLIDFRIGGETISYSQARMAGAGVSDITLAGRDGFVVDGVIDNEDGTFSENTTSVTSEDYWSQVAGRDPKSAEDFVFDATNIRLRELILGYSLPNKLLDKTPFSSVNFSVVGRNLFFFTNKAEYFDPEQGVSVGNLQGIESFNIPTTRDFGFNVKFNF; translated from the coding sequence ATGATTCAAAATGTATTAAAACTACTGTTTGTATTTTGTTTATTTAGCTTTCAGACAGCTAAAGCACAAACTACAGTGACAGGAATAATTACTGATGCTTCGACAGGTATTGCACTACCAGGAGCAAGTGTTGTTGTTAAGGGAACAACTAATGGGGTTTCATCTGATTTCGATGGACATTATAGTATCAATGTTTCAAGGGAAGCAGCAACATTAATAGTGTCTTATGTTGGTTATTCAACAAAGGAGGTTGGAATTATCGGATCATCTAATATGGATATCTCTTTATCTGAAGATGCTGAACAATTAAATGAAGTGATTGTAACTGCATTAGGTATTAAAAGAGAGAAAAAAGCTTTAACTTATTCTGCTCAAACAGTTTCTGGAAAGGGACTTTCAGAAGCTAGATCGCTTAACGTAGCAAATTCACTTTCAGGTAAGGTTGCGGGTCTTAACTTTTCCACAACAGGATCAGGAGTTGGAAGTTCTTCTAGAATTACCCTTCGTGGTAACAGGTCGTTAACTGGAAATAATCAGCCACTATATGTAATTGATGGTGTGCCTATGGATAATACTGTTTCTTCACCTTTAACAGATATTGGAGGTACTACTAGTTTTGATGGTATTTCTAATATTAATCCTGAAGATATAGAATCTATATCTGTATTAAAGGGACCCTCTGCTGCTGCCTTATATGGATCGCGTTCTAGTAATGGTGTTATAATAATTACTACAAAAACAGGGTCAACTGGTGAAAAAGCAAATATTTCGGTATCTTCTAACCTTACATTTTCAAATGCATATGATTTGTTAAACCAACAAAACATATATGGGCAAGGAAGTGACGGGATATATGATCCTTTAAGTGTGACTAGTTGGGGACCACAAATGAATGGACAATCTGTTTCTGCATGGCAATTAGAGCATAACCCAGATTATGACGGGCCTGCAACTTATGCATTTAGCCCACAACCAAATAATGGTATGGATTTTTTTAAATCTGGATATAACTGGTCTAAAAGCATAACAGCTTCAATGGGTAGTGATAAGGTTCAAGGCTATTTTTCATATACAAATACAGAAGCAGAAGGTATTGTAATAGGAAATGAGCTTGAAAGGCATAATGTTAATTTACGTTTAACCAGTAATTTAACTGATAAATTAAAATTAGATGTTAAAACTAATTTGATTTCGCAAAAAATCGATAATGCAGTAGGAGCTGGTGAAGGTGGAATTGGTGAAGCTGTTTATACTATGCCAAGAAACATGCCTTACAGTCAATACAAAGATTCTGAATATATTGATGATGCGGGACAGTTAAGGTATAATTATATGAACCCAAATACTTTAGGGACACTTGGCGCAAACCCTTTTTGGTTAGCAAAAAGAAATTTAAGAGAAGATGAAAGAAATAGAATTATAACTTTTGCTTCTTTGACATATGATTTTACGAATGAATTAAGCTTAATGGTAAGAACAGGTTTAGATCAAGCCACAAATAAAGCTAAAGTTTCTCGTTATGCAGCAACGGCTATACTTAATCAGGATTTTGGTTCATATTCAGAATCAATTGGAGAAATAACAGAATTAAACTCTGATTTCCTTTTGTCTTACAATAAAGGAATAGGAGAAGATGTGAAAGTAAATGTAAATCTTGGTGGAAATGCTTTAGTTCAAAAAAGTAATTCTTTAAGTAGTGGTGGTACATTAAGTAGAAGAAACTATTTTGCCTTAACTAACCTTCAAAGTACTACTGTGACTCCTGATTATAGACATAAAAAAGTTAATTCATTATATGGATCAGCTCAAGTTTCTTTTAAAGATTATTTGTTTTTAGATATAACAGGACGTAATGACTGGTCTTCAACTTTACCTAAAGAAAATGGATCTTACTTTTATCCATCTGTTGGTTTATCTGCTATTGTTAGTGATATGTTTGATATAAGGTCCAATGTACTTTCATTCTTGAAATTAAGAGGTTCTTATGCACAGGTTGGTAATGATACTGATCCCTATCTTTTAGAAAGTCAACTTACTTATTATGGTTTTAATGGAGGTGTTGTACAATCTTCTACGTTATTAAATAACCCGAATCTTAAACCTGAAATTTCTAGTTCTACAGAGTTTGGTTTAGATACACGTTTATTTAAAAACAAAATAGGAGTAGATTTCACTTGGTTTAAAACAAATACTTCAGATCAAATATTTACAATTAATGTACCTGAATCTTCAGGATATTCTAAACAAGTTGTAAATGGAGGAGAAATTGAAAATACAGGTGTAGAATTAGTTTTAAATGCCAATGTTTTTAAAACTGATGTTTTTTCTTGGGACGTAACAGCAAATTTTGCTACTTACAAAACTAAGATATTAAGCATTTTAGATGATCGTGATGAATTGAATCTAGCAACAGGTTATGAAAGATTGGCTCAAACTATTGTAAAAGAAGGAGGAGATTATGGCGATTTATACATCCGTGGTTTTAAACGTAATGATGATGGACAAATCATCGTTAATGAAACCAGTGGTTTACCTGAGTTTACTCCCGGCTTTGATGTGCTAGCAGGTAATTTTAATCCAGACTGGACAGCTGGTTTGCAAAACGAATTTAGTTATAAAAATTTCACACTTAGTTTTCTTATTGATTTCCGTATTGGTGGAGAAACAATTTCATATTCTCAAGCAAGAATGGCCGGCGCTGGGGTAAGTGATATTACTTTAGCTGGTAGAGATGGTTTTGTAGTTGATGGTGTTATTGATAATGAAGATGGTACTTTTTCTGAAAACACAACATCTGTTACATCTGAAGACTATTGGTCTCAAGTAGCTGGTAGAGATCCTAAATCTGCCGAAGATTTTGTTTTTGATGCTACAAATATTAGATTAAGAGAATTAATTTTAGGATATTCACTACCAAACAAGTTATTAGATAAGACACCTTTTAGTAGTGTTAATTTCTCAGTTGTAGGACGTAATTTATTCTTCTTTACTAATAAGGCTGAATACTTTGACCCTGAACAAGGAGTTAGTGTAGGAAACCTTCAAGGAATAGAATCTTTTAATATTCCAACTACTAGAGATTTTGGATTTAATGTGAAATTCAACTTTTAA
- a CDS encoding helix-turn-helix transcriptional regulator, protein MKLTGKMVYEVRKQKGISQEELAILAKVNLRTIQRLENEINEPRDTTINLICEALQIDQNDLKSEVEEDDSGNLIQKLINVIFLIFLNVTIASFIIYLTVYNNANTYSRIGAFFLCILLPYFIVSLTRNSTSLMRLIKFGTGFILLIVFLLFQVKIATGIFSGAIPFSLIGLSILFYGDSIPFKK, encoded by the coding sequence ATGAAATTAACCGGAAAGATGGTTTATGAGGTTCGTAAGCAAAAAGGTATTTCCCAAGAGGAATTGGCGATATTGGCCAAAGTCAATTTAAGAACGATACAAAGACTTGAAAACGAAATAAATGAACCAAGAGATACTACTATAAATTTAATTTGTGAAGCTTTACAAATAGATCAAAATGACTTAAAATCAGAAGTAGAAGAAGATGATTCTGGTAACCTAATTCAAAAATTGATAAATGTTATATTTTTAATTTTTTTAAATGTAACAATAGCATCTTTTATCATATACTTGACAGTCTATAACAATGCAAATACTTATAGTAGAATAGGTGCTTTTTTTCTGTGCATTTTACTCCCATATTTTATTGTATCATTAACACGTAATTCTACAAGCCTTATGAGGCTTATTAAATTTGGAACAGGTTTTATTCTTCTAATCGTTTTTTTGCTTTTCCAAGTAAAGATAGCGACAGGGATATTTAGTGGAGCCATTCCATTCTCACTAATAGGTCTCTCCATTCTTTTCTATGGCGATTCTATACCTTTCAAAAAATAA
- a CDS encoding SusD/RagB family nutrient-binding outer membrane lipoprotein, which translates to MKKNIIKFLAIAFLFSITGCTSDFDEVNTNPNSLTTDQLDATMAGPAFANALYKGTGNASWSLPGDDYGTYGLATALHSMVFVHYMTYPNAPTEANGINDGWRSRGWLRFYTLAVPSLLNTYKATEGNAEATAILDIWKVYMFHRFTDHWGPVPYKQAGIGGASVAYDSQESMYEDFFNLLEAANTTLSSASESTVGVFKDYDAVYSGDVEKWRKFGNSLRLRLALRISDVNPSEAQSQAEDAVTAGVITSNADNAYFHTTPDTYNNFVDIAKYWGLKMPADMESILKGYDDPRMSIWFDPVSDATSAYVGEYIGWPAGYGSITSEISKNLSTTNQTTTFADAETKDIELMMAAESNFNRAEGALKTWNMSGTAKSLYEEGISLSMEQWGVTDVAKISTYISGNTTGIVPAYGGSLYVDNTPPVDVPVSWASTESEQLKQIAVQKYLGLFPESWEAWADLRRTDADILYPILNTEDVTIGYGVMKRVTYLPNEYSTNEAAVLDGVTALKGPDKGNTPLWWDVN; encoded by the coding sequence ATGAAAAAAAATATAATTAAATTTTTAGCAATAGCTTTCCTGTTTAGTATAACAGGATGTACATCAGATTTCGATGAAGTTAATACGAACCCTAATTCGCTTACCACCGATCAGTTAGATGCAACTATGGCAGGACCAGCATTTGCAAATGCATTATATAAAGGCACAGGTAATGCTTCTTGGAGTCTTCCAGGAGATGATTACGGTACTTACGGTTTAGCTACGGCTTTACACTCTATGGTATTTGTACATTATATGACGTATCCAAATGCTCCTACAGAGGCTAATGGAATTAATGATGGATGGAGAAGTAGAGGTTGGTTAAGATTTTATACATTAGCCGTACCATCTTTATTAAATACTTATAAAGCTACAGAAGGAAATGCAGAAGCTACAGCTATTTTAGATATCTGGAAAGTCTACATGTTTCATAGGTTTACCGATCACTGGGGACCTGTACCTTATAAACAAGCGGGTATTGGAGGCGCATCAGTAGCTTATGATTCTCAAGAATCAATGTATGAGGATTTTTTCAATCTTTTAGAAGCAGCGAACACGACTTTATCTTCTGCTTCAGAATCTACTGTAGGGGTATTTAAAGATTATGATGCTGTATATAGTGGAGATGTTGAAAAATGGAGAAAATTTGGAAATTCGCTAAGGTTACGTTTAGCTTTAAGAATATCTGATGTGAATCCTTCTGAAGCACAATCTCAAGCTGAGGATGCTGTTACCGCAGGAGTAATAACTTCAAATGCAGATAATGCCTATTTTCATACCACACCTGATACATATAACAATTTTGTTGATATTGCTAAGTACTGGGGGCTTAAAATGCCTGCTGATATGGAAAGTATTTTAAAAGGATACGATGATCCTAGAATGAGTATATGGTTTGATCCTGTATCAGATGCTACGTCTGCGTATGTTGGTGAATATATTGGATGGCCAGCTGGGTATGGTTCAATAACAAGTGAGATTAGTAAAAATCTAAGCACAACGAATCAAACAACAACTTTTGCTGATGCAGAAACAAAGGATATAGAGTTAATGATGGCTGCTGAATCTAATTTTAACCGTGCAGAAGGTGCCTTGAAAACGTGGAACATGTCTGGAACTGCTAAAAGCCTTTATGAAGAGGGAATAAGTTTGTCTATGGAGCAGTGGGGAGTTACAGATGTCGCTAAAATAAGTACTTACATCTCTGGAAATACAACAGGTATTGTACCAGCTTATGGAGGCTCTTTATACGTAGATAATACGCCTCCTGTTGATGTGCCTGTTTCATGGGCTAGTACAGAAAGTGAGCAACTAAAACAAATAGCTGTACAAAAGTATTTAGGCCTTTTTCCTGAATCTTGGGAAGCTTGGGCTGACTTAAGAAGAACAGATGCTGATATTCTTTACCCAATATTAAATACAGAAGATGTAACTATTGGATATGGAGTAATGAAACGTGTAACTTATTTACCTAATGAGTACAGTACTAATGAAGCTGCGGTTTTAGACGGAGTAACTGCGTTAAAAGGACCTGATAAAGGAAACACGCCACTTTGGTGGGATGTGAATTAA
- a CDS encoding methyltransferase → MQIGMGFFASKTMLTAVNMGLFTHLAKADLTGQSIKEKLGLHNRGLYDFLDTLVALGFLKRTGIKETAVYSNAEDANLFLDKNKPSYIGGMLEMANNRLYPFWNNLEECLKTGKTQNETKMGDASIFEAIYADPLRLKEFLTAMGGIQMGNFMMFSKVFDFTNYHTLCDAGGAGGHLAAQVAINNQHMRCITFDLPPVESIVRENINMMGLSDRVFAQSGDFLTEDLPKADVITMGNVLHDWGTKEKKILIKKAYDALPQGGALVVIENIIDDNRNENAFGLMMSLNMNIETPEGFDFSAADFNGWAKECGFTQTSVMPLTGPSSAVIAIK, encoded by the coding sequence ATGCAAATTGGCATGGGGTTTTTCGCATCTAAAACAATGCTGACGGCAGTAAACATGGGGTTGTTTACACATCTGGCAAAAGCAGATTTAACAGGGCAATCTATTAAAGAAAAATTAGGACTACACAACCGCGGTCTTTATGATTTTTTAGATACCTTGGTCGCTTTAGGCTTTTTGAAAAGAACGGGGATAAAAGAAACCGCTGTTTATAGTAATGCCGAGGATGCAAATCTATTTCTCGACAAGAACAAACCAAGCTACATTGGAGGAATGCTTGAAATGGCAAATAATCGTTTATATCCTTTTTGGAATAACCTAGAAGAATGTTTAAAAACAGGAAAAACTCAAAATGAAACCAAGATGGGAGACGCTTCCATTTTTGAAGCGATATATGCGGATCCGTTAAGATTAAAAGAATTTTTAACTGCCATGGGCGGTATCCAAATGGGCAATTTCATGATGTTTTCCAAAGTGTTTGACTTTACCAATTACCATACACTTTGTGATGCAGGCGGTGCAGGCGGACATCTTGCCGCACAAGTAGCCATAAATAATCAACACATGCGCTGTATTACATTTGACCTACCACCAGTGGAATCTATTGTCAGAGAAAATATTAATATGATGGGGTTAAGTGATCGGGTATTTGCCCAATCAGGTGATTTTTTAACCGAAGACCTTCCTAAAGCTGATGTTATTACCATGGGAAATGTGCTACATGATTGGGGAACAAAAGAAAAGAAAATCCTCATCAAAAAAGCATATGATGCCTTACCCCAAGGTGGAGCATTGGTTGTTATTGAAAATATTATTGATGATAATAGAAATGAAAATGCTTTCGGTCTCATGATGTCATTAAATATGAATATAGAAACCCCTGAAGGGTTCGACTTTTCAGCTGCAGACTTTAATGGTTGGGCAAAGGAATGTGGTTTTACACAAACATCTGTAATGCCACTGACTGGACCATCAAGTGCCGTAATAGCTATAAAATAA
- a CDS encoding sugar MFS transporter, translating to MTTADQSLSPTKNNTLIPILIIAGLFFIFGFVTWINGALIPFMKTISELTSAQSLLVASASYISFVVMALPASYILEKIGYRKGMSLGLFIMGLGALVFIPAAEARTYWMFLGGIFIQGAGMTLLQTASNPYITILGPIESAAKRISIMGIANKVAGALGSLIFGALLLSGIDEINEKLKTVSAAEKAQLLDTMADSVVTPYIVMAIVLFVLGVLIRKAPLPHVEAEPIEELKDGTTNKTSIFQFPHLWLGVLTLFMYVGVEVIAGDTIIAYGISLGIPATDAKFFTTFTLMAMVATYALGAVLIPKYISQTTALKASAIIGIVLSFCIVFTTGFTSVLFVAALGIANALVWPAVWPLTLKGLGKFTKTASALLIMAISGGAIIPPLYGKLVDGNKVAYLADGMSEAMATATASTKGYWVLLPCYLIILYYAISGHKLGLKKDI from the coding sequence ATGACTACTGCTGACCAATCATTATCACCAACAAAAAACAACACATTAATTCCTATTTTAATCATAGCAGGGCTATTTTTTATTTTCGGATTTGTAACTTGGATCAATGGTGCCTTAATTCCATTTATGAAAACTATAAGTGAATTAACATCCGCACAATCACTTTTAGTGGCCTCAGCATCCTATATTTCATTTGTAGTAATGGCATTACCAGCATCTTATATTTTAGAAAAAATTGGGTATAGAAAAGGCATGTCCTTAGGCTTATTTATCATGGGCTTAGGTGCTTTAGTTTTTATACCTGCTGCAGAAGCAAGAACCTATTGGATGTTTCTAGGTGGTATTTTTATTCAAGGTGCAGGAATGACATTGCTTCAAACAGCATCAAATCCTTATATAACTATTTTAGGTCCTATTGAAAGTGCTGCTAAACGTATCTCTATTATGGGTATTGCAAATAAGGTAGCAGGAGCCTTAGGTTCTCTTATTTTTGGAGCCCTTTTGTTATCAGGAATTGATGAAATTAATGAGAAATTAAAAACTGTTTCAGCTGCTGAGAAAGCTCAATTGTTGGATACAATGGCAGACAGCGTTGTTACACCTTATATTGTTATGGCAATTGTTCTATTTGTATTAGGTGTTTTAATTAGAAAAGCACCGTTACCACATGTTGAAGCTGAACCTATTGAAGAATTGAAAGATGGAACTACAAATAAAACTAGTATTTTTCAATTTCCGCATTTATGGCTAGGCGTACTAACATTATTCATGTATGTTGGTGTTGAAGTAATAGCCGGAGATACAATTATAGCTTATGGAATTTCATTGGGAATTCCTGCAACTGATGCCAAGTTTTTTACAACCTTTACATTAATGGCCATGGTTGCCACCTATGCATTGGGAGCTGTTTTAATACCAAAATATATTAGCCAAACGACGGCTTTAAAAGCAAGTGCTATTATCGGTATTGTATTATCTTTTTGTATTGTGTTTACAACAGGGTTTACGTCTGTTTTATTTGTAGCCGCCTTAGGGATAGCGAATGCTTTGGTTTGGCCAGCTGTATGGCCATTAACATTAAAAGGCTTAGGTAAGTTTACTAAAACAGCTTCAGCATTGTTAATTATGGCTATTTCAGGAGGAGCAATAATACCGCCCTTATATGGCAAGCTAGTTGATGGAAATAAAGTAGCTTATTTAGCGGATGGAATGAGCGAGGCCATGGCAACTGCTACTGCTTCAACTAAAGGTTATTGGGTTTTGTTGCCCTGTTACTTGATTATCTTATATTACGCTATTTCTGGACATAAGTTGGGGTTGAAAAAAGATATATGA
- a CDS encoding transposase: MHLNLAQYLLPEGILEYFDVVSSKSESDKIHFYLEEKNILPVEYEQLPAKSKGFIPEITVEDFPLRGKTVLLHIKRRRWTLLESHQIIKRDWNLVAQGTRMTSEFAAFLKDISRY; encoded by the coding sequence TTGCATTTAAATTTAGCCCAATATTTACTACCCGAAGGAATCTTAGAATATTTTGATGTAGTTTCCAGTAAATCTGAATCTGATAAAATTCACTTTTACTTAGAAGAAAAAAATATCCTACCTGTCGAATACGAACAGCTCCCTGCTAAATCTAAGGGATTCATACCTGAAATTACTGTAGAAGATTTCCCTTTGCGAGGGAAAACGGTTTTACTTCATATCAAACGGCGTCGTTGGACACTTTTAGAGAGTCATCAGATCATAAAAAGGGATTGGAATTTAGTAGCGCAGGGAACTCGAATGACCTCAGAGTTTGCTGCTTTTTTAAAAGATATCTCTAGATACTAA